The Verrucomicrobium spinosum DSM 4136 = JCM 18804 genome includes a region encoding these proteins:
- a CDS encoding GspE/PulE family protein has product MPALALSAAFPTVADPEDLKVAAQEANAAGLSLVDVFLERGLVEEAMLQPLAEELGWPWEPMLQPKLEEASELKRLCPARLALRHRLLPLGVEETAASALASGEGTAEPAAPGRVLLLACYDPFDFMARQAVARTVSLPVRWCLAPRGEVLRSIQAFYGVGADTFDDIMKSRDMDADDSHLRDEANVIDADDAEASVVKFVNQVIREALLQRATDIHVEPVQDNLRIRYRIDGVLHEVPVPENIKSLQASVLARIKVMARLDIAEKRLPQDGRINLKLDNQSIDVRVACIPSVEGESISLRLLGQERFTLAKLGLNAEYRSKVDTLLARPNGIVLVTGPTGSGKSTTLYTFLSQLNSISRRIVTIEDPVEHKLPGVVQIAVKPEISLTFASGLRSILRGDPNVVMVGEIRDLETAEIAVRASLTGHLVFSTLHTNDAVGGITRLVEMGVEPFLVSSSVRAFIAQRLVRSLCPQCRKPASYSPEQLSAAGFAIPVGHIIYSAAQSGCPACRSTGYYGRTAIYELVMVTPAIQDLIAQKANANTLLRQARRDGFISMREYGWQKVLDGVTTLEEVVRVTSEDHGAE; this is encoded by the coding sequence ATGCCTGCGCTCGCCCTCAGTGCTGCCTTCCCGACCGTGGCTGATCCTGAGGATCTGAAAGTCGCCGCACAGGAGGCCAATGCTGCGGGTCTCTCATTGGTGGACGTCTTTCTGGAGCGGGGTCTCGTTGAGGAGGCGATGCTTCAACCGCTGGCGGAGGAGCTGGGCTGGCCCTGGGAGCCCATGCTGCAACCGAAGCTGGAAGAAGCCTCGGAACTCAAGCGTCTCTGTCCGGCCCGGTTGGCCCTGCGCCATCGGTTGCTGCCGCTGGGGGTAGAGGAAACGGCTGCTTCCGCCCTGGCGTCCGGGGAAGGGACCGCTGAACCAGCTGCTCCCGGTCGCGTGCTGCTGCTGGCTTGTTATGATCCCTTTGATTTCATGGCCCGTCAGGCGGTGGCCCGCACCGTGTCGCTGCCAGTGCGCTGGTGCCTTGCTCCCCGGGGGGAGGTGTTGCGTTCCATCCAGGCCTTTTACGGCGTGGGGGCGGACACTTTTGATGACATCATGAAGTCCCGCGACATGGACGCGGACGACAGCCACCTGCGCGATGAGGCCAATGTCATTGACGCCGATGACGCTGAAGCCTCAGTGGTGAAGTTCGTGAACCAGGTCATCCGCGAGGCCCTGCTCCAGCGCGCCACGGATATTCACGTGGAGCCCGTGCAGGATAACTTGCGCATCCGCTATCGCATTGACGGTGTGCTCCATGAAGTGCCCGTTCCGGAGAACATCAAGTCGCTTCAGGCCTCGGTGCTGGCCCGTATCAAGGTCATGGCCCGGCTGGATATTGCCGAGAAGCGCCTGCCGCAGGACGGCCGCATCAACCTCAAGCTGGACAATCAGAGCATCGACGTGCGCGTGGCCTGCATCCCCAGTGTGGAGGGGGAGAGCATCAGCCTTCGTCTTCTGGGTCAGGAGCGCTTCACCCTGGCCAAGCTGGGGCTCAATGCAGAGTATCGGAGCAAGGTGGACACGCTGCTGGCGCGGCCCAACGGCATCGTGCTCGTCACCGGCCCCACCGGCAGTGGCAAGAGCACCACGCTCTACACCTTCCTTTCCCAGCTCAACAGCATCTCCCGCCGTATTGTCACGATTGAGGATCCCGTGGAGCACAAGCTCCCTGGCGTGGTGCAGATCGCGGTGAAGCCGGAGATCAGTCTCACCTTCGCCAGTGGTCTGCGCAGCATCCTGCGCGGCGATCCGAACGTGGTGATGGTGGGAGAAATTCGTGACCTGGAGACCGCGGAAATTGCCGTGCGTGCATCCCTCACCGGTCACTTGGTGTTTTCCACCCTGCACACGAATGACGCCGTCGGTGGCATCACCCGTCTGGTGGAGATGGGGGTGGAGCCTTTCCTGGTTAGTTCCTCTGTCCGCGCCTTCATCGCGCAGCGCCTCGTGCGTTCCCTGTGCCCGCAGTGTCGCAAGCCGGCGAGTTACAGCCCGGAGCAGCTCTCCGCCGCAGGCTTTGCCATTCCTGTGGGGCACATCATCTATTCAGCCGCCCAGAGCGGCTGCCCCGCCTGCCGCAGCACCGGCTACTACGGCCGTACCGCCATCTACGAACTGGTCATGGTCACCCCGGCCATCCAGGACCTCATTGCCCAGAAGGCCAACGCCAACACCCTCCTCAGGCAAGCCCGCCGCGATGGGTTCATCTCCATGCGCGAGTACGGCTGGCAAAAGGTGCTCGATGGCGTGACGACGCTCGAGGAAGTGGTGCGCGTGACGAGTGAGGATCACGGGGCGGAGTGA
- a CDS encoding general secretion pathway protein GspK → MFRPLSSFPTPRRATGSALLVVLWVIALLSFLVVTTMMIMMQDVETGISRKMVFRARLLAEMGVAVASHPMIKAQDPLLRRKVSDAEGYQVRLTTEEARINLNSLLTEEKRPTLQRVFTRWGLRPADASELVESLMDWKDADDLRRLQGAERQEYERAGFADRPYNRPFHTLDEVLLVKGMAAYAETHPEWREIFTLWGDGRVDVNEASAAVIAATADVSLSVAETVVAVRDGRDGEHQTEDDQLFENVEDALTLLGLGGEQRTAAAALFSLRGSTLRIESVGHVNDLSRGIAVILKKDPVRPKVLEWREFTVEPDHRRQLD, encoded by the coding sequence ATGTTCCGGCCCCTTTCCTCCTTCCCCACCCCACGGCGCGCCACTGGCTCGGCGTTGCTGGTGGTGTTATGGGTCATCGCCCTGCTCTCCTTTCTCGTGGTCACGACCATGATGATCATGATGCAGGACGTGGAGACCGGCATCTCCCGCAAGATGGTCTTCCGCGCCCGGTTACTGGCCGAGATGGGCGTGGCCGTGGCGAGCCATCCGATGATCAAGGCCCAGGATCCGCTCCTGCGCCGCAAGGTGAGCGACGCGGAGGGCTACCAGGTCAGGCTCACCACTGAGGAGGCCCGGATCAATCTCAACTCCCTGCTCACCGAGGAGAAGCGCCCCACCTTGCAGCGCGTCTTCACCCGCTGGGGCCTGCGCCCTGCCGATGCCAGCGAGCTGGTGGAGAGCCTGATGGACTGGAAGGATGCCGATGACCTGCGCCGGCTACAAGGCGCAGAGCGTCAGGAGTATGAGCGCGCGGGTTTTGCCGACCGGCCGTATAACCGCCCCTTTCACACTCTGGATGAGGTGCTGCTCGTGAAGGGCATGGCTGCCTATGCGGAGACCCATCCTGAGTGGCGGGAGATATTCACCCTCTGGGGCGATGGCAGGGTGGATGTGAATGAGGCGTCCGCCGCTGTCATCGCCGCCACAGCAGATGTATCCCTCTCCGTGGCGGAAACGGTCGTGGCCGTGCGGGATGGTCGCGATGGCGAGCACCAGACGGAAGATGATCAGCTCTTTGAGAATGTGGAGGATGCACTCACACTGCTGGGTCTGGGGGGGGAGCAACGCACGGCCGCTGCGGCGTTGTTCAGCCTGCGGGGCAGCACCCTGCGCATCGAAAGTGTCGGTCACGTCAATGATCTCTCCCGCGGCATCGCCGTCATCCTGAAGAAGGATCCCGTGCGGCCAAAGGTGTTGGAGTGGCGTGAGTTCACCGTGGAGCCCGATCACCGCAGACAACTGGACTGA
- a CDS encoding PilN domain-containing protein translates to MRLPGEEGWECWLLDARGAWQKSPKPEAAAGGIFVIPLRCLDSSPFWVPQASEGRLAETTDLRWEALGMEPGAGGQHWAQWPVATVGDKLLVGSVALADDACEELWHRSLPDSFEISARLYPISHDEAAIWRELGRLVMAVQRNGQLLHTTLLSARLLDAAAAKEIRDLLMALEMQGLLSPLQAVHVWTESAPGFADALQAALGVRIHTGPRPAPHPPHARSHLLPAAAAAIRRDREKARRQAMMLTATTLVVLLCFAAWAGWLTWRQHKLDAALAILRVDEPRVAQVQEAQLRWRALEPAIDPATYPVEIFDQIVNLLPEEGIRFLDFSMDLETLVISGEATSPIHASKFQADLKASPALERYAFSTPVPTIRPDNRAIFRVEGNINGGGEDEAQ, encoded by the coding sequence TTGCGACTGCCCGGCGAAGAAGGCTGGGAGTGCTGGCTGCTCGACGCCCGGGGAGCCTGGCAGAAGTCCCCCAAACCCGAAGCTGCGGCTGGCGGCATTTTCGTCATCCCCTTGCGATGCCTCGACAGCAGCCCCTTCTGGGTGCCGCAGGCGAGCGAAGGCCGGCTGGCAGAGACCACGGACCTGCGGTGGGAGGCACTGGGCATGGAGCCCGGAGCCGGCGGCCAACACTGGGCGCAATGGCCCGTCGCCACCGTGGGAGACAAGCTGCTCGTCGGCAGCGTGGCACTGGCGGACGATGCGTGCGAGGAGCTGTGGCACCGCAGCCTGCCGGATTCGTTTGAGATCAGCGCCCGCCTTTATCCCATCTCGCATGATGAGGCCGCCATCTGGCGGGAACTGGGGCGGCTGGTCATGGCCGTGCAGCGCAATGGTCAACTTCTGCACACGACTCTTCTATCAGCCCGGCTGCTCGATGCCGCAGCAGCGAAAGAGATTCGAGACTTGCTGATGGCCCTGGAAATGCAGGGTCTCCTGTCCCCTCTCCAAGCCGTGCACGTCTGGACGGAGAGCGCGCCGGGATTTGCGGATGCCCTGCAGGCCGCGCTCGGAGTGCGGATCCACACGGGGCCCCGCCCGGCCCCACATCCGCCGCATGCCCGCAGCCACCTGCTTCCGGCCGCGGCAGCAGCGATACGTCGTGACCGTGAAAAGGCGCGACGGCAGGCGATGATGCTCACCGCCACCACGCTGGTGGTCCTCTTGTGTTTCGCCGCATGGGCAGGCTGGCTGACCTGGCGGCAGCACAAGCTTGATGCCGCCCTGGCGATCCTGAGGGTGGATGAACCGCGCGTGGCGCAGGTGCAGGAGGCCCAGCTCCGGTGGCGCGCGCTGGAGCCCGCGATCGACCCCGCGACTTATCCAGTGGAGATCTTCGATCAGATCGTCAACCTGCTGCCGGAGGAAGGCATTCGTTTCCTCGACTTTTCCATGGACCTTGAGACGCTCGTCATCAGCGGCGAAGCCACCTCGCCCATCCATGCCTCCAAGTTCCAGGCGGACCTGAAGGCCAGCCCCGCCCTGGAGCGCTACGCCTTCAGCACGCCCGTGCCCACCATCCGTCCGGACAATCGCGCGATCTTCCGTGTGGAAGGCAACATCAACGGCGGAGGTGAAGATGAAGCCCAGTGA
- a CDS encoding secretin N-terminal domain-containing protein, producing the protein MNLRLPLPRLLRGCIVIASVATLTASAQTPGPTPPVPPPTGPGSGPSPAQGPVPGGAPPSIRPQPAPVQPPGTVTSTQRPGPRSGRGHRIQFTAAPLGEVLEFYQQLTGKRIIRDPKLENATVTIETSGEVPTPEAIEFIEKSLLLAGYAIVPSGNNMLKVLGYEGGRIPASEGVPMILSDEGLPQSDQVVSYLLKLAYLNSEEAAQAFAQIIPPHPYGKITPVPNAKALIITENSNTIRAYIDLTRQVDVPPGEVKHKSIHLERADAEDVASAISELLGLGSQGGSGGSSSGKAPRPAPVAPQAVRPTNPQAAAAMAAAQVNVTSPVGGTEAEATPAKIQAIARTNTLLVVARPLDIQYIESLVAEYDAASPHKTFVSRKLRYLKVMDFLEVARNALLRGAKDDGGGGSSPSSSSGNQTTTSTTSSRSSRSGFDGMGGSGSDSGSGGFGGGGGFGGGAGFGGGGGGSSQPADVQPRSVLIGKTLVIADPSASQFYASGPPEQLRMLTELADELDKRPRQILLTAVIGEFTLGNDFSFGVDWLHTLESVGKDGLIAGALNTSGVEPVDFTKFGGIEDFAAPQGLAVYGHIGKHLNVFLRTLEQNKRFHVLQKPTVTALNHEEANIFIGQDLAIAGQTLTTGGTTVNGASVASTTDYVKVRLELRITPHIFANDEVRLDFEQTNNDVSGFTEISGNRVPNLSVQGMRNTIIVPNRSTVLLGGLITERDSKNKNGLPFLVRVPVLKHLFGNTSNSKERRELMIFVQPQILTDGVDHLNSQSKWVEQTQSYPVNKQFADDTIHVPLEATPPSPGQGVTSPFLPLPGWTPENGGAPGMSNDLPPEGSTTTVTTSVQQAPPARLTSAPLQAAPAPVPVDGDIPTARTAKQKANERTKMLKK; encoded by the coding sequence ATGAATCTCCGCCTGCCCCTCCCCCGGCTGCTGCGTGGCTGCATCGTCATCGCCAGTGTGGCGACGCTGACGGCCAGCGCCCAGACTCCCGGCCCCACGCCGCCCGTGCCACCGCCCACGGGCCCGGGCTCTGGACCCAGCCCCGCGCAGGGCCCCGTGCCCGGCGGTGCCCCGCCCTCCATCCGTCCGCAGCCCGCCCCGGTGCAGCCCCCCGGCACCGTCACCAGCACTCAACGCCCAGGCCCCCGCTCCGGTCGCGGCCATCGCATCCAGTTCACCGCCGCCCCGCTGGGGGAGGTGCTGGAGTTCTACCAGCAGCTCACGGGCAAGCGCATCATCCGCGATCCCAAGCTGGAAAACGCCACGGTCACCATTGAGACCTCCGGAGAGGTGCCCACCCCGGAGGCGATTGAGTTCATCGAAAAATCCCTGCTGCTGGCTGGCTATGCCATCGTCCCCAGCGGGAACAACATGCTCAAGGTGCTCGGTTACGAAGGGGGCCGCATCCCCGCCAGCGAAGGCGTGCCCATGATCCTCTCCGATGAGGGGCTGCCCCAGTCCGACCAGGTGGTGAGTTATCTCCTGAAACTGGCCTATCTGAATTCCGAGGAGGCCGCCCAGGCCTTTGCCCAGATCATCCCGCCCCACCCGTACGGCAAGATCACCCCCGTGCCCAACGCGAAGGCACTGATCATCACAGAGAACTCCAACACCATCCGCGCGTACATCGACCTGACCCGCCAGGTGGACGTGCCCCCAGGTGAGGTGAAGCACAAATCCATTCATCTGGAGCGCGCAGATGCGGAGGATGTCGCCAGCGCCATCAGCGAGCTGCTCGGCCTGGGCAGCCAGGGAGGTTCAGGCGGCTCCAGTTCCGGAAAGGCTCCACGGCCTGCACCCGTGGCTCCCCAGGCAGTGCGACCGACCAACCCGCAAGCCGCCGCTGCCATGGCCGCAGCCCAGGTGAACGTCACCTCGCCCGTCGGAGGGACCGAAGCCGAGGCTACGCCTGCCAAGATCCAGGCCATCGCCCGTACCAATACCCTGCTGGTGGTAGCCCGGCCGCTGGACATCCAGTACATCGAGAGCCTCGTGGCAGAGTATGATGCGGCGTCTCCGCACAAGACGTTTGTTTCCCGGAAGCTCCGCTACCTGAAGGTGATGGACTTCCTCGAAGTCGCGCGCAATGCGCTGTTGCGCGGTGCCAAAGATGATGGTGGCGGCGGTTCCAGCCCCTCCTCCAGCAGCGGCAACCAGACCACCACGAGCACCACCTCTTCCCGCAGTTCCCGCAGTGGGTTCGATGGGATGGGCGGCAGTGGGAGCGACAGCGGGTCAGGCGGCTTTGGTGGCGGTGGCGGCTTTGGCGGTGGCGCTGGATTTGGCGGGGGTGGCGGTGGCAGCAGCCAGCCAGCTGACGTGCAGCCCCGCAGCGTATTGATCGGCAAGACCCTGGTCATTGCTGACCCCTCTGCGAGCCAGTTCTACGCCAGCGGACCGCCAGAGCAGCTGCGCATGCTGACCGAGCTGGCCGATGAGCTGGACAAACGCCCCCGCCAGATCCTGCTCACCGCGGTGATAGGGGAATTCACCCTGGGCAATGACTTCTCCTTTGGCGTGGACTGGCTGCACACCCTGGAAAGCGTCGGCAAAGACGGCCTCATTGCCGGGGCATTGAACACCTCCGGTGTGGAGCCGGTGGACTTCACCAAGTTCGGCGGCATTGAAGACTTCGCCGCACCGCAGGGTCTTGCCGTCTATGGCCACATCGGCAAGCACTTGAACGTCTTTCTGCGTACGCTTGAGCAGAACAAGCGCTTCCATGTGCTGCAAAAACCCACTGTGACCGCTCTGAATCATGAAGAGGCCAACATCTTCATCGGCCAGGATCTCGCCATCGCCGGGCAGACACTGACCACCGGTGGCACCACCGTGAACGGTGCCTCCGTGGCCAGCACGACGGACTACGTCAAAGTCAGGCTCGAACTGCGCATCACGCCCCACATCTTTGCCAATGACGAGGTTCGGCTCGACTTCGAACAGACCAACAACGACGTGTCTGGCTTCACCGAGATCAGCGGCAACCGTGTCCCCAATCTCAGCGTTCAGGGCATGCGCAACACCATCATTGTGCCCAACCGCAGCACCGTGCTGCTGGGCGGCCTCATCACCGAGCGCGACAGCAAGAACAAGAATGGCCTGCCCTTCCTCGTCCGTGTACCGGTGCTCAAGCACCTCTTCGGCAACACGTCGAACAGCAAGGAACGACGCGAGCTGATGATTTTTGTGCAACCGCAGATTCTGACCGACGGCGTGGACCACCTCAATTCGCAGTCCAAGTGGGTGGAGCAGACCCAGTCCTATCCGGTGAACAAGCAGTTCGCGGATGACACCATCCATGTGCCTCTGGAGGCAACTCCGCCATCACCCGGGCAGGGTGTGACCTCCCCCTTCCTGCCGCTTCCTGGCTGGACGCCGGAGAACGGTGGAGCGCCTGGCATGTCCAATGACCTGCCTCCGGAAGGCTCCACGACCACCGTCACCACCAGCGTCCAGCAAGCTCCGCCTGCCCGGCTGACCAGCGCCCCCCTCCAGGCGGCCCCCGCGCCGGTCCCGGTGGATGGAGACATCCCCACGGCCCGCACTGCCAAGCAGAAG